A single genomic interval of Armigeres subalbatus isolate Guangzhou_Male chromosome 1, GZ_Asu_2, whole genome shotgun sequence harbors:
- the LOC134207901 gene encoding paired box protein Pax-9 yields MHYNSFNCKQNILEYYTCHGGVNQLGGVFVNGRPLPDLVRQRIVELAHNGIRPCDISRQLRVSHGCVSKILSRYYETGSFKAGVIGGSKPKVATPPVVDAIAAYKLQNPTMFAWEIRDKLLADGICVHDNVPSVSSINRIVRNKAAEKAKYSSRIDSSMQESAPRGVSRQSGGSQQQQQQAPPSQSQSQSAAQECMNQSMSDSEGMMKSSQSQSADSVGPSASYSINGLLGLSQKSLSGTSSKRRKIKEDPDLRSGLLGSIKRDKVLNPHGWHHSDTKDISDYEHMKQHDQDKSDLFTGGVDFVSSMAMSSEDNSDNQSSFTIRGEKPHKYHRAEDALSVGVIIEDDTSARKQQQHHPHPTELTKVPGGYEKILTSEMIAASSAAAAAAAAAAASLGGSSGGLKRTEASPMAQSIEFLSDMNNNISQNQNQSFPTTSYEAAAGYSTGEPTEAAVLNPHIACSSNYSAFLQNTDQFAAANPELIFPTAYTQYAPGYGSFNYNTAFTNNNLCRDLGQIHYPEEQ; encoded by the exons GCCACGGTGGAGTCAACCAGCTGGGTGGAGTTTTCGTGAATGGGCGCCCCCTGCCGGACCTGGTGCGGCAGCGAATCGTCGAGCTCGCCCACAACGGCATCCGTCCGTGCGATATTTCCCGCCAACTGCGCGTCAGCCATGGTTGCGTCTCGAAGATTCTGTCGAG atattacgaaacGGGAAGCTTCAAGGCGGGTGTTATCGGTGGATCGAAACCGAAAGTGGCGACGCCGCCGGTGGTCGATGCGATAGCCGCCTATAAGCTGCAGAATCCGACCATGTTCGCTTGGGAAATTCGCGACAAACTGCTGGCGGACGGTATCTGTGTTCATGACAACGTTCCCAGCGTTTCGTCGATCAACAG AATCGTTCGCAATAAAGCCGCCGAGAAAGCCAAGTACAGCTCGCGCATTGACTCCAGCATGCAGGAAAGTGCCCCGCGTGGTGTTTCTCGTCAAAGTGGTGGAagccagcagcagcaacagcaagcCCCACCGTCCCAGTCTCAGTCGCAATCGGCCGCCCAGGAATGCATGAACCAATCGATGTCCGACTCGGAGGGAATGATGAAAAGTTCTCAATCGCAATCAGCCGACAGCGTTGGTCCTTCGGCTTCGTATTCTATTAACGGATTACTCGGCTTGTCTCAGAAATCACTTTCCGGGACGAGCTCTAAACGGCGCAAAATCAAAGAAGATCCAG ACTTACGATCTGGTCTTTTGGGAAGTATCAAACGTGATAAGGTTCTAAATCCACACGGATGgcatcattca GACACCAAAGATATATCTGACTATGAACACATGAAACAGCATGATCAGGACAAAAGCGATCTCTTCACCGGTGGCGTAGATTTTGTTAGTTCAATGGCAATGTCCAGCGAAGACAACTCCGATAATCAATCGAGCTTTACCATCAGAG gtGAGAAACCACACAAATACCATCGAGCGGAAGACGCCCTATCGGTGGGGGTGATCATTGAAGACGACACGTCCGCCCGCAAGCAGCAGCAACACCATCCGCACCCAACCGAGCTCACCAAAGTCCCAGGCGGATACGAAAAGATCCTAACCAGCGAAATGATAGCCGCCTCCTCTGCAGCAGCCGCAGCAGCGGCGGCGGCCGCCGCTTCCTTAGGAGGCAGCAGTGGCGGCCTCAAGAGAACCGAAGCCTCCCCGATGGCGCAATCGATCGAATTCCTCAGCGACATGAATAACAACATTTCCCAAAATCAAAACCAGAGCTTCCCAACGACGAGCTACGAGGCGGCCGCCGGATATAGTACCGGCGAGCCGACGGAAGCAGCCGTGCTCAATCCGCACATTGCCTGCTCGTCCAACTATTCGGCCTTCCTGCAGAACACGGATCAGTTTGCAG CGGCCAATCCTGAACTGATCTTCCCCACGGCATACACTCAATACGCACCTGGCTACGGCTCGTTCAACTACAACACGGCATTTACGAACAACAACCTTTGTCGAGATTTGGGCCAGATCCACTACCCGGAGGAGCAGTAG